From Erigeron canadensis isolate Cc75 chromosome 8, C_canadensis_v1, whole genome shotgun sequence, one genomic window encodes:
- the LOC122611337 gene encoding L-arabinokinase-like, with amino-acid sequence MRIEDGGEELVSASRNHLVFAYYVTGHGFGHATRVVEVVRHLILAGHDVHVVTGAPDFVFTTEIQSPRLFLRKLVLDCGAVQADALTVDRLASLEKYSETAVAPRASILATEVEWLNSIKADLVVSDVVAVACRAAADAGIRSVCVTNFSWDFIYAEYVMAAGYHHRSIVWQIAEDYSHCEFLIRLPGYCPMPAFRDVIDVPLVVRRLHKTRKEVRSEMGISEDVKLVILNFGGQPAGWKLKEEYLPPGWLCLVCGASEQDLPPNFIKLPKDVYTPDVMAASDCMLGKIGYGTVSEALAYKLPFVFVRRDYFNEEPFLRNMLEYYQGGVEMIRRDLLTGHWTPYLERATSLKPSYDGGVNGGQIAARILQDTANGKNYASDKLSGARRLRDAIILGYQLQRAPGRDISIPEWYASAENELGLRTGSHSVVNNNYSLLENSDAGDFDILHGDVMGLPDTISFLRSLAELDIAYDSVKNTEKHHVRERKAAAGLFNWEEDIYVARAPGRLDVIGGIADYSGSLVLQMPIREACHVAVQKIQPNKQRLWKHAQARQNAKGHGPTPVLQIVSYGSELSNRGPTFDMDISDFMDGDQPISYEKARSYFARDPSQKWAAYVAGTILVLMKELDIRFESSISMLVSSAVPEGKGVSSSASVEVASMSAIAAAHGLNISSRQLALLCQKVENSVVGAPCGVMDQMASACGESNKLLAMICQPAEVLGLVDIPSHIRFWGIDSGLRHSIGGADYGSVRIGAFMGRKMIKSTASDLSSESYSNGNGNNLDELEEYGIELLHNEASLDYLCNLAPHRFEAIYSKNLPDIMNGEEFLTKYDHHNDPVTVIDKKRSYGVKAATRHPIYENFRVKAFKALLTSASSEEQLTALGELMYQCHYSYSACGLGSDGTDRLVQLVQEMQHSKSSVSGDGTLYGAKITGGGSGGTICVIGRNCLKTSEQILQIQQRYKNATGYMPFLFEGSSPGAGKFGHLRIHRRVTSKQN; translated from the exons atgaggaTTGAAGATGGAGGTGAAGAATTAGTATCAGCTTCAAGAAATCATCTTGTTTTTGCTTATTATGTCACTGGTCATGGTTTTGGTCATGCCACTCGTGTTGTCGag GTTGTTCGGCACCTCATTCTTGCTGGCCATGATGTACATGTGGTTACTGGTGCACCCGACTTTGTCTTTACTACCGAAATACAATCTCCAAGGCTTTTTCTTCGGAAG CTAGTATTGGACTGTGGTGCTGTTCAAGCAGATGCTTTAACAGTGGATCGACTCGCATCCTTAGAAAAG TATTCTGAGACAGCCGTTGCACCTCGTGCTTCAATTTTGGCTACAGAAGTTGAGTGGCTGAACTCCATCAAGGCTGACTTAGTG GTGTCAGATGTTGTTGCAGTTGCATGTCGAGCAGCAGCTGATGCCGGTATACGCTCAGTTTGTGTAACAAATTTCAG CTGGGACTTCATTTATGCGGAATATGTTATGGCTGCTGGATATCATCATAGGTCAATAGTGTGGCAG ATAGCTGAAGATTATTCACATTGCGAATTCCTAATTCGTCTACCTGGATATTGCCCAA TGCCTGCTTTTAGGGACGTGATTGATGTACCTTTGGTTGTGAGGAGGCTGCACAAAACACGCAAGGAG GTGCGGAGTGAAATGGGAATTAGTGAGGATGTGAAGCTTGTTATCCTTAATTTTGGTGGACAA CCAGCAGGTTGGAAGTTAAAAGAGGAATACTTGCCTCCTGGCTGGCTCTGCCTG GTGTGTGGGGCATCTGAACAGGATCTTCCTCCCAATTTCATAAAGCTCCCAAAAGATGTGTATACGCCTGATGTTATGGCAGCATCAGATTGTATGCTTG GAAAAATTGGATACGGAACTGTCAGTGAAGCCTTGGCGTACAAATTACCTTTCGTCTTTGTGCGCAGAGATTATTTCAATGAGGAACCATTTTTGAGAAATATGCTTGAG TATTATCAAGGTGGTGTTGAGATGATAAGGAGGGATCTGTTAACGGGTCATTGGACTCCATACCTTGAACGGGCGACTAGTTTGAAGCCTAGCTATGATGGTGGAGTTAATGGTGGTCAG aTTGCAGCTCGTATTTTACAGGACACTGCAAATGGAAAAAATTATGCATCAGATAAA CTTAGCGGGGCAAGAAGATTACGTGATGCCATAATCTTAGGATATCAGCTACAAAGAGCTCCTGGAAGGGATATCAGTATCCCTGAATGGTATGCGAGTGCTGAGAATGAACTTGGTCTTCGTACAGGATCACATTCAGttgttaataataattatagcTTACTCGAGAATTC AGATGCCGGGGATTTTGATATACTTCATGGAGATGTCATGGGTCTTCCGGACACTATTAGTTTTTTGAGGAGTTTGGCAGAACTAGATATTGCATACGATTCTGTAAAAAATACAGAAAAACATCATGTCCGAGAGCGCAAGGCTGCTGCTGGTCTCTTCAATTGGGAG GAAGATATATATGTTGCAAGAGCACCTGGAAGATTGGATGTCATCGGTGGAATTGCTGATTATTCTGGAAGTCTCGTTTTGCAG ATGCCAATTAGAGAAGCTTGTCATGTTGCTGTGCAAAAAATCCAGCCAAATAAGCAGAGGCTCTGGAAACATGCACAGGCTCGACAGAATGCCAAAGGACATGGACCTACACCTGTACTCCAAATT GTGTCATACGGGTCAGAATTGAGCAATCGTGGCCCGACATTTGACATGGACATATCTGATTTCATGGATGGTGATCAGCCAATTTCATACGAGAAGGCCAGAAGTTACTTTGCCCGTGATCCGTCACAAAA ATGGGCTGCATATGTTGCTGGCACCATTCTTGTTTTAATGAAAGAGTTAGATATCCGATTCGAAAGCAGCATTAGCATGCTG GTTTCGTCAGCTGTCCCTGAAGGCAAAGGTGTATCTTCTTCTGCCTCGGTGGAGGTAGCCAGCATGTCAGCAATAGCTGCTGCTCATG GATTGAATATTAGTTCAAGGCAGCTTGCTTTACTTTGCCAAAAG gTAGAAAACTCTGTTGTTGGAGCTCCATGTGGGGTGATGGATCAGATGGCTTCTGCATGTGGTGAATCTAATAAGCTTCTTGCTATGATTTGCCAG CCTGCCGAGGTATTGGGATTGGTGGACATTCCTAGTCATATACGTTTTTGGGGTATTGACTCGGGTTTACGACACag TATCGGGGGTGCTGACTATGGATCAGTGAGGATAGGAGCCTTTATGGGTCGGAAAATGATAAAATCCACTGCATCCGATCTCTCTTCAGAATCATATTCAAATGGTAATGGGAATAATCTTGATGAGTTGGAAGAGTATGGGATTGAACTGCTCCACAATGAAGCTTCTCTAGATTATCTATGCAATCTCGCTCCTCACAG ATTTGAAGCTATTTATTCTAAGAATCTACCGGATATCATGAATGGTGAAGAATTTTTGACCAAATATGATCATCACAATGATCCAGTCACAGTAATTGATAAGAAACGTTCATATGGAGTTAAAGCAGCTACCAGACATCCTATTTATGAGAATTTCCGCGTGAAG GCCTTTAAAGCACTACTGACATCTGCTTCATCCGAGGAGCAGCTTACTGCTCTTGGAGAATTAATGTATCAG TGTCACTACAGCTATAGTGCTTGTGGATTAGGGTCAGATGGAACGGATAGACTTGTTCAATTGGTTCAAGAAATGCAGCACAGCAAATCGTCTGTGTCTGGAGATGGAACCTTGTACGGGGCAAAGATTACTGGTGGCGGGTCTGGTGGCACCATTTGTGTGATTGGAAGGAATTGTCTAAAAACCAGCGAACAAATCCTTCAG ATTCAACAGAGATACAAAAATGCAACAGGGTATATGCCATTTTTGTTTGAAGGTTCATCACCAGGTGCAGGAAAGTTTGGTCATCTGAGAATTCATCGTCGCGTCACTTCCAAACAGAATTAG
- the LOC122609976 gene encoding uncharacterized protein LOC122609976 encodes MAFLSMSNLQLVPSVISLNSSTRLSKHLHCTSLQQQAIKADGRIECEPCDGRGWLLCDFCKGQKTNVRSETNRIYRRCPSCRAVGYVLCSKCKVFKCVTFPDQTDGEF; translated from the exons ATGGCTTTTTTGAGTATGAGTAACCTGCAATTGGTCCCGTCTGTTATTTCTTTGAATTCAAGCACAAGGCTTTCAAAGCATCTTCATTGTACATCTCTTCAACAACAG GCTATAAAGGCAGATGGGAGGATCGAGTGTGAACCTTGTGATGGGAGAGGATGGTTGCTTTGTGATTTTTGTAAAGGGCAAAAGACGAATGTGAGATCTGAAACCAATCGCATCTATCGTAGATGTCCATCTTGCAGAGCT GTTGGATATGTGTTATGTTCCAAGTGCAAAGTCTTCAAATGTGTTACTTTCCCAGATCAAACTGATGGTGAATTCTAA
- the LOC122609972 gene encoding glycosyltransferase family protein 64 C3, protein MTTGQLIFISIFLACFLTAFSLRLLSGDSYCDRDKLPPLKSLRSDQFTVLINGYSESRIPIMKTVTGIYSSSPSVAAVVVLWGNPNTPTKTLVELSHNLSVSSPGDAPITVIRQTSRSLNARFLPRPWITTRAVVICDDDIEIDPKSIEFAFNVWRNNPEQLIGLFARSHEIDLVSRKWIYTVHPDKYSILLTKFMLMKTEYLYKYSCEGGEAMAKARLIVDEMRNCEDILMNFVAANWTGVGPVLVGAKRVRDWGDARNDGGKARRGLTDATDEVAVGLSSRKKDHRKRRGDCIHEFHRVLERMPLRYSYGKIVDDIGEQGLCEKGGKLVFCDQQLF, encoded by the coding sequence atgaCCACCGGTCAACTGATATTTATATCCATCTTTCTCGCCTGCTTCTTAACCGCGTTCTCCCTCCGGCTACTTTCCGGCGACAGTTACTGTGACCGCGACAAACTACCGCCCTTAAAATCGCTCCGATCGGATCAGTTCACAGTGCTGATCAACGGCTACTCGGAATCTCGAATTCCGATCATGAAAACCGTGACCGGAATCTACTCAAGCTCGCCGTCTGTAGCGGCGGTGGTTGTGCTATGGGGAAACCCTAATACACCGACGAAAACATTAGTAGAGCTTTCACACAATTTATCGGTTTCTTCTCCCGGCGATGCACCTATAACTGTCATCCGGCAAACGTCGCGTAGTCTCAACGCGCGGTTCCTTCCACGGCCGTGGATTACCACACGCGCCGTCGTGATCTGCGATGATGACATCGAGATTGATCCGAAATCTATTGAATTCGCGTTCAACGTCTGGAGGAACAATCCGGAACAGCTCATTGGATTATTTGCTAGATCTCATGAAATTGATCTAGTTAGTCGGAAATGGATTTACACTGTTCATCCAGATAAATACTCGATTTTACTGACTAAATTTATGTTAATGAAAACAGAGTATTTGTACAAGTACAGTTGTGAAGGCGGTGAAGCAATGGCGAAAGCGAGGTTAATAGTTGACGAAATGAGGAACTGTGAAGATATATTGATGAATTTTGTTGCGGCTAATTGGACGGGTGTAGGACCGGTTTTGGTTGGGGCGAAACGAGTAAGGGATTGGGGAGATGCTAGGAATGATGGTGGGAAGGCGCGGCGTGGGTTGACGGATGCCACGGATGAGGTGGCGGTCGGGTTAAGTAGTAGGAAAAAGGATCATAGGAAAAGGAGAGGGGATTGTATACATGAGTTTCATAGGGTTTTAGAGAGAATGCCATTGAGGTATAGCTATGGAAAGATTGTTGATGATATTGGTGAACAAGGGCTTTGTGAGAAAGGTGGCAAATTGGTGTTTTGTGATCAACAACTTTTTTAG
- the LOC122609975 gene encoding AIG2-like protein D, translating to MATAVSGSVSSGGGAVFVYGSLLADDVVRLLLNRIPQTSPAFLNGYHRFSIKGRVYPAISPVENSKVIGRVLIGLSAKELDILDEYEAEEYDKKLVDVYLLDTSEVLQAYTYVWGNSVDPDLYGEWDFEDFKAAKLKDYVERTKRYVEEMAYDL from the exons ATGGCGACAGCAGTCTCCGGTTCAGTGAGCAGTGGTGGTGGCGCCGTCTTCGTCTACGGTAGTCTCTTAGCAGACGACGTCGTTCGACTCCTCCTCAACCGCATCCCTCAAACTTCCCCTGCCTTCCTTAACGGCTA TCATAGGTTTAGCATCAAAGGGCGTGTTTATCCTGCAATTTCACCCGTCGAAAACAGCAAAGTTATTGGCAGG GTTCTCATTGGGCTTTCGGCTAAGGAGTTAGATATCCTGGACGAGTATGAAGCCGAGGAGTATGACAAGAAACTTGTTGATGTTTATTTGCTG GATACCTCTGAGGTCTTGCAGGCTTACACTTATGTTTGGGGCAACAGTGTTGATCCTGATTTATATGGAGAGTGGGATTTTGAG GATTTTAAAGCGGCGAAGTTGAAAGATTATGTGGAAAGGACCAAGCGCTATGTTGAAGAAATGGCCTATGACTTGTGA
- the LOC122609974 gene encoding uncharacterized protein LOC122609974, protein MEQEETVNSLRTRSKAAPDWTVEESLILVNEISAIEADCRGTLSSFQKWKIIVENCNALDVNRNLNQCRRKWDTLLSDYKRIKHSGSNKPSFNFELFKVVERHVKDYGFDSDADDTDPEDLVQIPEVGLYGSKNQRAKAVPAQKHTIEEKEKPMRHLKSEDIEVEECSSEKRVRRRRNTVDESTKLVEINLGEHEQNIAEKLRHNAELIEAIVKEQVGVDLINDHNDLFELSRINGDKIINCLGNLASTLNELCKMQTNSVV, encoded by the exons ATGGAGCAGGAGGAAACCGTCAACAGCCTCCGAACCCGATCAAAAGCAGCACCCGATTGGACAGTGGAAGAATCCCTAATTCTAGTCAACGAAATATCCGCAATCGAAGCCGATTGTCGCGGCACGCTGTCCTCTTTTCAGAAATGGAAAATAATAGTTGAAAATTGTAATGCATTGGATGTTAACAGGAACTTGAACCAATGCCGAAGAAAATGGGACACTTTGCTTTCGGATTACAAGAGAATTAAACACTCTGGTTCGAATAAACCTAGTTTTAATTTTGAGTTGTTTAAGGTTGTTGAAAGGCATGTCAAGGATTATGGGTTTGATTCTGATGCTGATGATACTGATCCTGAAGATTTGGTACAAATCCCCGAGGTTGGGCTATATG GTTCGAAGAATCAAAGGGCTAAGGCTGTGCCAGCACAGAAACACACCAtcgaagaaaaagaaaagccaATGAGACATCTGAAAAGCGAAGACATTGAAGTTGAGGAATGCAGTTCAGAGAAACGAGTACGTCGCCGCAGAAATACAGTAGATGAAAGTACCAAGCTTGTTGAAATCAACCTAGGGGAGCATGAACAAAACATAGCCGAGAAACTGAGACATAATGCAGAACTAATTGAAGCTATTGTCAAAGAGCAAGTAGGTGTGGATTTAATCAATGACCACAATGATTTATTCGAGTTAAGTAGGATCAATGGTGATAAGATTATAAATTGCCTCGGCAATCTTGCAAGTACCCTTAACGAGCTTTGCAAAATGCAAACCAATTCAGTAGTTTAG
- the LOC122609971 gene encoding vesicle-associated protein 2-2-like, which yields MGAKLLEIDGTSIKFICEVKKPSTSSVYLSNISDEYVAFKVKTTSPKRYCVRPNSGIISPKSACDFTVTMQGLRSAPSEVDCKDKFLIQSTVVDSEMREEDVTLELFSKSSGKYVEEKKLKVVLVSKQDSPSEEHKNKISEKEPPKEASIKEENQAKKDKVSEKEHKHNVPEKEHRHKVSEKEHKNKVSDKDLPKETSMKEENLVKKDENAFSMHTKIEDPKEAKGALTTEDPKSYGDPDGNEQNYSKNLESAPVKMVKEDSIRKLRLRNQLKELRLKETSLENQLKEAKSTISSLTCQNSKIIETKRKLQLELDRRSKKGYPFTFVCAVSFLGLISGYFSDP from the exons atggGAGCAAAGTTATTGGAAATTGATGGAACATCAATCAAGTTCATAT GTGAGGTGAAGAAACCAAGTACCTCCTCAGTTTACCTCTCAAATATATCTGATGAATATGTTGCATTTAAG GTGAAAACTACATCACCAAAGAGATATTGTGTTAGACCCAATTCAGGCATCATCAGCCCAAAGTCAGCATGCGATTTCACGG TTACTATGCAAGGTCTAAGGTCGGCTCCATCCGAGGTCGATTGCAAAGATAAATTCTTGATCCAGAGCACAGTCGTCGATTCTGAGATGAGAGAAGAAGATGTCACTCTTGAATTG TTCTCCAAAAGTAGCGGCAAGTATGTTGAAGAGAAGAAGCTCAAAGTTGTTCTAGTTAGCAAACAAGATTCTCCATCAGAGGAACACAAGAACAAAATCTCCGAAAAAGAACCACCTAAAGAAGCTTCAATCAAAGAAGAGAATCAGGCAAAGAAAGATAAAGTGTCGGAAAAAGAACACAAACATAATGTGCCGGAAAAAGAACACAGACATAAAGTGTCAGAAAAAGAACACAAAAATAAAGTGTCAGATAAAGATCTGCCTAAAGAAACTTCTATGAAAGAAGAGAATCTGGTGAAGAAAGATGAAAATGCCTTTTCAATGCACACA aaaattgaAGACCCAAAGGAAGCTAAAGGTGCATTGACTACGGAGGATCCAAAGTCATATGGTGATCCTGATGGAAATGAGCAGAACTATTCCAAAAATTTGGAGTCTGCCCCAGTAAAGATGGTGAAAGAGGACTCCATAAGGAAGTTGAGATTGCGTAATCAACTCAAGGAGTTGAGATTGAAAGAAACTTCATTAGAGAATCAACTGAAAGAG GCCAAATCTACTATCTCCAGCCTAACATGTCAGAACAGCAAAATCATTGAAACAAAAAGGAAACTTCAGCTTGAACTA GATAGGAGAAGTAAGAAAGGTTACCCATTCACATTTGTTTGTGCAGTGTCCTTTTTGGGTTTGATAAGCGGATACTTCTCAGATCCTTAG
- the LOC122609970 gene encoding receptor-like cytosolic serine/threonine-protein kinase RBK2 isoform X1 — MTEEETNKKSVIFAVGNKRIIFSNSCVPISLEDVESIDDKDEEDEIDSEPTTSPKATSRSCSPTASPYKDDNSCSPSSASKVDSDHDDDVSPHQRHGFFDKLKMGSSSLHGFHPTLHSIKRLTRKKSRKLTKTIPALPPDLDTELHCFEASWINFSLADLKSATDNFSRENLIGEGGYSEVYKGLLKDGQLVAVKRLFRGTPEEMTSDFLSELGILVHVKHPNISHVIGYGVEGGMHLVLPLSQYGSLASLLTGQKEKLDWDARYNIAIGTASGLSYLHEGCQRRIIHRDIKAANVLLSEEFEPKISDFGLAKWLPDQWLNLAVSQFEGTFGYLAPEIFMNGLIDEKTDVFAFGVLLLEIVTGRPALDESQKSLVMWAKPLIASNEFKELVDPQLSGACDLEQLNCIVTAASLCIKHVPTKRPKMSEVYSMLKSGQGDQSILDGNNKYQKRPAFEKGKSMEIYESDYY; from the exons ATGACGGAAGAAGAAACAAATAAGAAGAGCGTTATTTTCGCAGTTGGAAATAAGAGAATCATTTTCTCCAATTCTTGTGTTCCCATTTCGCTTGAAG ACGTCGAGTCTATAGATGATAAAGATGAAGAGGATGAAATCGATTCTGAACCAACAACATCACCTAAGGCCACCAGCAGATCATGCTCACCAACAGCTTCTCCTTATAAGGATGACAATTCATGTTCGCCATCATCTGCTTCCAAAGTAGATTCtgatcatgatgatgatgtaagTCCTCATCAAAGGCATGGGTTCTTTGATAAACTTAAAATGGGGTCCTCAAGCTTACATGGATTCCATCCTACCTTGCATTCTATCAAGAGGCTGACTCGGAAAAAGAGCAGGAAATTAACCAAAACCATACCAGCATTACCTCCTGACTTAGACACCGAGTTGCATTGTTTTGAGGCATCATGGATCAATTTTTCACTCGCGGATCTTAAATCTGCAACAGACAACTTTAGCCGTG AAAACTTAATTGGAGAAGGCGGGTATTCTGAAGTTTACAAGGGTCTATTGAAAGATGGGCAACTTGTAGCAGTAAAAAGACTATTCAGGGGTACACCAGAGGAGATGACTTCGGATTTTTTATCCGAATTGGGAATTCTAGTTCATGTCAAACATCCAAATATATCTCATGTTATTGGCTATGGAGTTGAAGGCGGGATGCATCTTGTCCTTCCTTTGTCTCAATACGGAAGCTTAGCATCTCTTCTTACTG GTCAGAAAGAGAAACTAGATTGGGATGCGAGATATAACATTGCCATAGGCACGGCTTCGGGTCTTTCTTATcttcatgaaggttgtcaacggAGAATTATTCACAGGGATATCAAGGCGGCTAATGTTTTGTTATCGGAGGAGTTTGAACCTAAG ATTTCTGATTTTGGGTTGGCAAAATGGCTGCCAGATCAATGGTTGAACCTCGCGGTATCACAATTTGAAGGGACATTTGG CTACCTTGCTCCCGAGATATTCATGAATGGTTTAATCGATGAGAAAACTGATGTGTTTGCTTTTGGGGTACTGTTGTTGGAAATCGTCACCGGACGTCCTGCTCTGGATGAGTCGCAGAAAAGTCTGGTTATGTGG GCTAAACCTTTAATCGCTTCAAATGAGTTCAAAGAACTTGTTGATCCACAACTTTCTGGCGCTTGTGACTTAGAGCAGCTAAATTGCATTGTGACAGCTGCTTCTTTATGCATTAAGCATGTTCCAACCAAACGTCCTAAAATGAGCGAG GTTTACAGTATGTTAAAAAGCGGTCAAGGAGATCAGAGCATACTTGATGGAAACAATAAATATCAAAAGAGGCCTGCTTTTGAGAAGGGGAAATCAATGGAAATATATGAGTCAGACTATTATTAG
- the LOC122609970 gene encoding receptor-like cytosolic serine/threonine-protein kinase RBK2 isoform X2, translating into MTEEETNKKSVIFAVGNKRIIFSNSCVPISLEDVESIDDKDEEDEIDSEPTTSPKATSRSCSPTASPYKDDNSCSPSSASKVDSDHDDDVSPHQRHGFFDKLKMGSSSLHGFHPTLHSIKRLTRKKSRKLTKTIPALPPDLDTELHCFEASWINFSLADLKSATDNFSRENLIGEGGYSEVYKGLLKDGQLVAVKRLFRGTPEEMTSDFLSELGILVHVKHPNISHVIGYGVEGGMHLVLPLSQYGSLASLLTGQKEKLDWDARYNIAIGTASGLSYLHEGCQRRIIHRDIKAANVLLSEEFEPKISDFGLAKWLPDQWLNLAVSQFEGTFGYLAPEIFMNGLIDEKTDVFAFGVLLLEIVTGRPALDESQKSLVMWAKPLIASNEFKELVDPQLSGACDLEQLNCIVTAASLCIKHVPTKRPKMSEYVKKRSRRSEHT; encoded by the exons ATGACGGAAGAAGAAACAAATAAGAAGAGCGTTATTTTCGCAGTTGGAAATAAGAGAATCATTTTCTCCAATTCTTGTGTTCCCATTTCGCTTGAAG ACGTCGAGTCTATAGATGATAAAGATGAAGAGGATGAAATCGATTCTGAACCAACAACATCACCTAAGGCCACCAGCAGATCATGCTCACCAACAGCTTCTCCTTATAAGGATGACAATTCATGTTCGCCATCATCTGCTTCCAAAGTAGATTCtgatcatgatgatgatgtaagTCCTCATCAAAGGCATGGGTTCTTTGATAAACTTAAAATGGGGTCCTCAAGCTTACATGGATTCCATCCTACCTTGCATTCTATCAAGAGGCTGACTCGGAAAAAGAGCAGGAAATTAACCAAAACCATACCAGCATTACCTCCTGACTTAGACACCGAGTTGCATTGTTTTGAGGCATCATGGATCAATTTTTCACTCGCGGATCTTAAATCTGCAACAGACAACTTTAGCCGTG AAAACTTAATTGGAGAAGGCGGGTATTCTGAAGTTTACAAGGGTCTATTGAAAGATGGGCAACTTGTAGCAGTAAAAAGACTATTCAGGGGTACACCAGAGGAGATGACTTCGGATTTTTTATCCGAATTGGGAATTCTAGTTCATGTCAAACATCCAAATATATCTCATGTTATTGGCTATGGAGTTGAAGGCGGGATGCATCTTGTCCTTCCTTTGTCTCAATACGGAAGCTTAGCATCTCTTCTTACTG GTCAGAAAGAGAAACTAGATTGGGATGCGAGATATAACATTGCCATAGGCACGGCTTCGGGTCTTTCTTATcttcatgaaggttgtcaacggAGAATTATTCACAGGGATATCAAGGCGGCTAATGTTTTGTTATCGGAGGAGTTTGAACCTAAG ATTTCTGATTTTGGGTTGGCAAAATGGCTGCCAGATCAATGGTTGAACCTCGCGGTATCACAATTTGAAGGGACATTTGG CTACCTTGCTCCCGAGATATTCATGAATGGTTTAATCGATGAGAAAACTGATGTGTTTGCTTTTGGGGTACTGTTGTTGGAAATCGTCACCGGACGTCCTGCTCTGGATGAGTCGCAGAAAAGTCTGGTTATGTGG GCTAAACCTTTAATCGCTTCAAATGAGTTCAAAGAACTTGTTGATCCACAACTTTCTGGCGCTTGTGACTTAGAGCAGCTAAATTGCATTGTGACAGCTGCTTCTTTATGCATTAAGCATGTTCCAACCAAACGTCCTAAAATGAGCGAG TATGTTAAAAAGCGGTCAAGGAGATCAGAGCATACTTGA